The following are encoded together in the Daucus carota subsp. sativus chromosome 5, DH1 v3.0, whole genome shotgun sequence genome:
- the LOC108223170 gene encoding protein EMSY-LIKE 1 isoform X1, translating to MDYGLHNTPVGGNYGGTERFVANPSPYSKIQFNMESQIHQLEQEAYCSVLRAFKAQSDAISWEKEGLITELRKELRVSDDEHRELLSTVNADDIIRKIREWRKASESQTGLFSVSQPVHNLLPSPTFAASWKKQKTSQSGSLAFSRQMQGSLNQQTQPLPAASNWAPSFDGPQMPGLSARYPSTGQTPRGVSSVEVARHEPLIGRKVMMRWPADNNFYEAIITDYDPQKDQHALVYDRNTPKEALEWVDLKDISSEDIRWVDEDPGLSRQRVLCIQSNENPENPGGYLNSGLGKETMRDHNEIIIPFSELGASDEIEILHTDTLIKEVQKIFTSSHPDMLEIEKAKKMLKAHEEALMNVISKLSNASYSGSEQRSPHAKSTGEERRLRNSQNSGNSHGPCLEAETTGDANGSAAANRGQQEDDIIEI from the exons ATGGATTATGGTCTCCACAATACCCCTG taGGGGGGAATTATGGTGGCACTGAAAGGTTTGTAGCGAATCCATCCCCATACTCAAAGATACAGTTTAACATGGAATCTCAAATCCACCAGCTTGAGCAAGAAGCATACTGTTCAGTACTACGGGCCTTCAAAGCTCAATCTGATGCCATTTCATGG GAAAAAGAAGGTTTAATAACTGAACTAAGAAAAGAACTAAGGGTATCAGATGATGAGCACAGGGAGCTACTCTCAACAGTTAACGCTGATGACATCATTCGTAAAATACGAGAGTGGAGAAAGGCTAGTGAGAGCCAAACTGGCTTGTTCAGTGTGTCCCAACCTGTGCATAATTTGCTACCCAGTCCAACTTTTGCAGCATCTTGGAAGAAACAAAAGACATCCCAATCAGGTTCACTAGCATTTAGCAGACAAATGCAGGGTTCACTTAATCAGCAGACACAGCCATTACCTGCAGCTTCAAATTGGGCGCCTTCATTTGAC GGACCACAAATGCCTGGACTGTCTGCAAGGTACCCATCCACTGGTCAAACTCCAAGAGGTGTTTCTAGTGTTGAGGTAGCTAGACATGAACCACTTATTGGAAGGAAAGTAATGATGCGATGGCCTGCAGACAACAACTTCTATGAGGCCATCATAACAGATTACGATCCTCAGAAG GATCAGCATGCTCTGGTCTACGATAGAAATACCCCAAAAGAGGCTTTGGAATGGGTTGATCTTAAAGAT atttcttctgagGACATCAGATGGGTGGATGAGGATCCAGGATTATCCCGTCAAAGAGTACTTTGTATCCAAAGCAATGAAAACCCTGAAAACCCTGGAGGTTATCTGAATTCTGGACTAGGAAAGGAAACCATGAGGGATCATAATGAGATAATTATTCCATTTTCAGAATTGGGTGCTTCTGATGAAATTGAAATACTTCACACAGATACTCTAATAAAGGAG GTTCAGAAAATATTTACTTCGTCTCATCCTGATATGCTTGAAATAGAGAAGGCAAAGAAAATGCTGAAG GCGCATGAGGAAGCACTAATGAATGTCATTTCGAAGCTTTCAAATGCATCCTATAGTGGAAGTG AGCAGAGATCACCACATGCAAAATCTACGGGAGAAGAGCGGAGATTGAGGAACTCCCAGAACAGTGGGAACAGCCATGGACCTTGCTTAGAAGCTGAAACAACAGGAGACGCTAATGGTTCTGCAGCGGCAAATAGGGGTCAACAAGAGGATGATATTATAGAAATCTAG
- the LOC108223170 gene encoding protein EMSY-LIKE 1 isoform X2, translated as MDYGLHNTPGGNYGGTERFVANPSPYSKIQFNMESQIHQLEQEAYCSVLRAFKAQSDAISWEKEGLITELRKELRVSDDEHRELLSTVNADDIIRKIREWRKASESQTGLFSVSQPVHNLLPSPTFAASWKKQKTSQSGSLAFSRQMQGSLNQQTQPLPAASNWAPSFDGPQMPGLSARYPSTGQTPRGVSSVEVARHEPLIGRKVMMRWPADNNFYEAIITDYDPQKDQHALVYDRNTPKEALEWVDLKDISSEDIRWVDEDPGLSRQRVLCIQSNENPENPGGYLNSGLGKETMRDHNEIIIPFSELGASDEIEILHTDTLIKEVQKIFTSSHPDMLEIEKAKKMLKAHEEALMNVISKLSNASYSGSEQRSPHAKSTGEERRLRNSQNSGNSHGPCLEAETTGDANGSAAANRGQQEDDIIEI; from the exons ATGGATTATGGTCTCCACAATACCCCTG GGGGGAATTATGGTGGCACTGAAAGGTTTGTAGCGAATCCATCCCCATACTCAAAGATACAGTTTAACATGGAATCTCAAATCCACCAGCTTGAGCAAGAAGCATACTGTTCAGTACTACGGGCCTTCAAAGCTCAATCTGATGCCATTTCATGG GAAAAAGAAGGTTTAATAACTGAACTAAGAAAAGAACTAAGGGTATCAGATGATGAGCACAGGGAGCTACTCTCAACAGTTAACGCTGATGACATCATTCGTAAAATACGAGAGTGGAGAAAGGCTAGTGAGAGCCAAACTGGCTTGTTCAGTGTGTCCCAACCTGTGCATAATTTGCTACCCAGTCCAACTTTTGCAGCATCTTGGAAGAAACAAAAGACATCCCAATCAGGTTCACTAGCATTTAGCAGACAAATGCAGGGTTCACTTAATCAGCAGACACAGCCATTACCTGCAGCTTCAAATTGGGCGCCTTCATTTGAC GGACCACAAATGCCTGGACTGTCTGCAAGGTACCCATCCACTGGTCAAACTCCAAGAGGTGTTTCTAGTGTTGAGGTAGCTAGACATGAACCACTTATTGGAAGGAAAGTAATGATGCGATGGCCTGCAGACAACAACTTCTATGAGGCCATCATAACAGATTACGATCCTCAGAAG GATCAGCATGCTCTGGTCTACGATAGAAATACCCCAAAAGAGGCTTTGGAATGGGTTGATCTTAAAGAT atttcttctgagGACATCAGATGGGTGGATGAGGATCCAGGATTATCCCGTCAAAGAGTACTTTGTATCCAAAGCAATGAAAACCCTGAAAACCCTGGAGGTTATCTGAATTCTGGACTAGGAAAGGAAACCATGAGGGATCATAATGAGATAATTATTCCATTTTCAGAATTGGGTGCTTCTGATGAAATTGAAATACTTCACACAGATACTCTAATAAAGGAG GTTCAGAAAATATTTACTTCGTCTCATCCTGATATGCTTGAAATAGAGAAGGCAAAGAAAATGCTGAAG GCGCATGAGGAAGCACTAATGAATGTCATTTCGAAGCTTTCAAATGCATCCTATAGTGGAAGTG AGCAGAGATCACCACATGCAAAATCTACGGGAGAAGAGCGGAGATTGAGGAACTCCCAGAACAGTGGGAACAGCCATGGACCTTGCTTAGAAGCTGAAACAACAGGAGACGCTAATGGTTCTGCAGCGGCAAATAGGGGTCAACAAGAGGATGATATTATAGAAATCTAG
- the LOC108223169 gene encoding uncharacterized protein LOC108223169 isoform X2: MEKAEEQDTWGTWEELLLAFAVKRYGTSSWDSVCLEMKKRCSSLTCLTPLHCMLRFDHLKSRYADNTTDHSFVPWLDDLRNRRIAELKAQLERYDLSILSLHSKVKRLREEGEESFRGCVEKLGSKDGSSEVKLEEFLPEKVIEEVVGGKDENLETCEVKPENDVIRAESCNGSTDSISKETGKVTVVKVEAEVAVNELAEVCKTVAESKKLGVIESSDVLSTTSRLRKEEIEKLQFGSCVGAGRENESQLLKEMSSVSQPLIEILEILKSYKLGLVSERLLDSQETSNYRNLIRQHIDIKSVYQNVVGGSYSDSEHKFFRDLLLLVNNAILFFEKNISESNAATELRQHISEKLVQRNFKADLTAGKQTSVPPRSLLSEIAREPSDSWQLKSGIEGITRVSRKRSSFASRGSISSSSGSDRRSLQAAAAMPKPVVESKQSTKFPAADKHRQITKRTTNGSALNSISPKKNGKDLATTPCDEDPVVIISDQTRGKLGSPTEPSQSKVLIKEEENQSRKEIAVVRVVARRKRRRGAPEGSY, translated from the exons ATGGAGAAAGCAGAGGAGCAAGATACTTGGGGCACATGGGAAGAACTCTTACTAGCATTCGCTGTCAAACGTTACGGCACCTCGTCCTGGGACTCCGTTTGTTTGGAGATGAAGAAACGCTGTTCCTCCTTGACTTGTCTCACTCCTCTTCACTGTATGTTAAGGTTCGATCATCTCAAGTCCCGTTACGCGGATAACACTACTGATCACTCCTTTGTGCCGTGGCTTGATGATTTGAGGAATCGTCGAATCGCGGAGCTTAAGGCTCAATTGGAACGTTATGATCTCTCCATTCT GTCCTTGCATTCGAAGGTCAAGAGATTGAGGGAGGAGGGGGAAGAGAGTTTTAGAGGTTGTGTTGAGAAATTGGGTTCCAAGGATGGATCGAGTGAGGTTAAATTGGAGGAGTTTTTGCCGGAGAAGGTGATTGAGGAAGTGGTTGGTGGTAAAGATGAAAACTTGGAGACCTGCGAGGTGAAACCAGAAAATGATGTGATTCGGGCTGAGTCGTGTAATGGGAGCACGGATAGTATTAGTAAAGAGACGGGAAAGGTGACGGTGGTGAAGGTAGAAGCAGAGGTTGCAGTGAATGAATTGGCTGAGGTGTGTAAGACGGTGGCTGAATCGAAGAAATTAGGGGTAATAGAGAGTTCGGATGTGCTGAGTACTACAAGTAGATTGAGGAAGGAGGAGATTGAGAAGTTGCAGTTTGGTAGCTGTGTGGGTGCTGGGCGTGAGAATGAGTCACAGCTATTGAAAGAAATGTCTAGCGTATCACAGCCTCTTATTGAAATCCTTGAAATTTTGAAGTCTTACAAGCTTGGCCTGGTGTCCGAGAGGTTGCTTGATTCCCAG GAAACCTCAAACTATAGGAACTTGATTCGACAACATATCGATATAAAGTCGGTGTATCAAAATGTAGTAGGTGGTTCTTATTCAGACTCCGAGCATAAGTTCTTTCGAGATTTGCTGCTGCTTGTTAACAATGCCATTCTCTTCTTTGAAAAGAATATCTCAGAATCTAATGCTGCCACTGAGCTTAGACAGCATATTTCAGAAAAGTTGGTTCAGAGAAATTTCAAGGCAGATCTCACTGCTGGCAAGCAGACATCAGTACCACCAAGATCATTGCTATCCGAAATAGCTCGGGAACCATCTGATTCTTGGCAATTAAAATCGGGGATAGAAGGAATAACCAGGGTGTCCCGCAAGCGCAGTTCTTTTGCTTCAAGAGGTTCTATCTCATCCTCTTCAGGATCAGATAGAAGGAGCTTGCAAGCAGCAGCAGCCATGCCCAAACCAGTTGTGGAATCTAAACAGAGTACTAAGTTCCCTGCTGCCGACAAACATCGTCAAATCACCAAGAGGACCACAAATGGATCGGCTTTGAACTCCATAAGCCCCAAGAAAAATGGAAAAGACCTGGCCACCACTCCTTGTGATGAAGATCCAGTGGTGATTATTTCCGATCAAACCCGAGGGAAATTGGGATCTCCTACCGAGCCATCACAGTCTAAAG TCCTCATCAAGGAGGAGGAAAATCAAAGCAGAAAGGAAATCGCGGTAGTAAGGGTGGTAGCAAGAAGGAAAAGGCGAAGAGGAGCTCCGGAGGGAAGCTACTGA
- the LOC108224006 gene encoding delta(12)-fatty-acid desaturase FAD2, translating into MGKGGRMPVADGEVQQAENSVRRVPHEKPPFTIADIKKAIPPHCFERSLIRSFSYLVYDLAVCFLLYYAATNYINLLPKPLSYLAWTAYVYVQGCFMFAVWVVAHECGHHGFSNYHWLNDTVGFVLHSLLLVPYFSWKISHRRHHANTNSLDRDENHIPRFKETIRSYYHHFNNPLGRVFIIAFTLTLGWPLYLIVNIAGRTYDRHASHFDPYSPIYSERERVQILLSDIGFLAGCYLVYRVALVKGFTWVMLVYGAPLHVVNGFLVMVTLLHHTHLSLPHYDSSEWDWLRGALATVDRDYGILNKVFHHIADTHVLHHLISSIPHYHAEEATEAIKPVLGDYYHYDGTPFYVAMWREAKECLYVEAEDNDKAKGVYWFKNKL; encoded by the coding sequence ATGGGTAAAGGTGGTCGAATGCCGGTTGCTGATGGGGAGGTTCAGCAAGCTGAGAATTCTGTCCGGAGAGTTCCTCATGAAAAACCACCGTTTACAATTGCAGACATCAAGAAAGCCATCCCACCTCATTGCTTTGAGCGTTCCCTCATTCGATCCTTCTCGTACCTTGTTTACGACTTGGCTGTCTGCTTCCTACTATACTATGCAGCCACAAACTACATAAATCTCCTCCCTAAACCCTTATCTTACCTTGCATGGACCGCTTATGTCTATGTCCAGGGTTGCTTCATGTTCGCGGTGTGGGTGGTTGCTCACGAATGTGGCCATCACGGCTTCAGCAACTACCATTGGCTCAACGACACGGTTGGCTTTGTCCTCCATTCTCTCCTCCTCGTCCCTTACTTCTCCTGGAAAATTAGTCACCGTCGCCACCACGCCAACACCAATTCTCTTGACCGCGATGAAAACCATATCCCTCGATTCAAAGAAACCATCCGGTCCTACTACCACCACTTCAACAACCCTTTAGGCCGCGTCTTCATCATCGCCTTCACACTCACACTAGGCTGGCCTTTGTACCTAATCGTCAACATAGCCGGCCGAACCTACGACCGCCACGCTTCCCACTTCGACCCCTACAGCCCAATCTACTCCGAACGCGAGCGAGTCCAAATCCTCCTCTCAGACATTGGTTTCCTCGCAGGATGCTATTTGGTCTACAGAGTAGCTCTCGTAAAAGGCTTCACATGGGTGATGCTCGTCTACGGCGCTCCTCTCCACGTCGTAAATGGCTTCCTAGTAATGGTCACTTTGCTGCACCACACTCATCTTTCTTTACCTCATTACGATTCATCCGAGTGGGACTGGCTCAGGGGAGCCCTGGCCACAGTGGACCGAGACTACGGAATCCTCAACAAGGTGTTCCACCACATTGCCGACACTCACGTGCTTCACCATTTGATCTCCAGCATTCCGCATTATCACGCCGAGGAGGCCACTGAGGCGATCAAGCCCGTGCTGGGGGATTACTACCATTACGATGGAACTCCGTTTTACGTGGCCATGTGGAGAGAGGCTAAAGAGTGTCTATACGTCGAGGCAGAGGATAATGACAAGGCCAAGGGGGTTTATTGGTTCAAAAACAAGCTTTAG
- the LOC108223766 gene encoding delta(12)-fatty-acid desaturase FAD2: MGAGGNMAATEDSGHKAKRVRGTNVLPRAPHEKPNFTLRDLKKAIPPHCFERSLLHSLAYLIVDWIANYLMYYVASNYFHLLPYKLAYLAWPIYGFCQGCVMYGLWVIGHECGHHGFSDYQWVDDAIGLFTHSLILCPYYSFKITHRRHHANTSNLDREEAYVPQTKPDPNSWYWGIYGTSGRIGVLLFKVTLGWPSYLLFNMAGRGYTKFANHFYPYSPMYSARERIEILISNAGILAMLYALYLLTVAKGLSHTLLAYGIPLLVHNAFLVIVTCFQHTHPSLPRYDSSEWDWFRGALSTVDRDYGILNHVFHHVTDSHVVHHLLSTIPHYHSMEATEAIKPILGDYYQYDPTPWYKAMWREIRACLYVVPDEDEKNKGVYWFSNKTKYDD, translated from the coding sequence ATGGGTGCCGGGGGGAACATGGCAGCTACTGAGGATTCTGGTCACAAGGCCAAGAGGGTCAGGGGAACAAACGTTCTCCCTCGAGCTCCCCACGAAAAGCCGAATTTCACACTTCGGGACTTGAAGAAGGCCATACCGCCACATTGTTTCGAACGGTCACTTTTGCACTCTCTGGCTTACCTTATAGTGGATTGGATTGCCAACTATCTTATGTACTATGTGGCCTCCAATTACTTTCACCTTCTACCCTACAAACTGGCATATCTGGCCTGGCCGATTTACGGGTTCTGTCAAGGTTGTGTTATGTATGGCCTTTGGGTCATTGGTCACGAATGTGGCCACCACGGCTTTAGCGACTATCAATGGGTTGACGACGCGATAGGTCTTTTCACTCATTCTCTCATTCTCTGCCCTTACTACTCGTTCAAGATCACTCACCGCCGCCACCACGCCAACACCTCGAATCTTGACCGTGAGGAGGCTTACGTGCCGCAGACCAAACCGGATCCGAATTCATGGTACTGGGGAATTTATGGCACATCGGGTCGCATTGGAGTGTTGCTTTTTAAAGTGACATTAGGCTGGCCTTCGTACCTTCTTTTCAATATGGCTGGAAGAGGCTACACAAAATTCGCAAACCATTTCTATCCCTACAGTCCTATGTATTCGGCACGAGAACGAATCGAAATCTTGATCTCGAACGCTGGAATTCTCGCGATGCTTTACGCGCTCTATCTTTTAACCGTCGCCAAAGGCCTTTCCCACACACTACTTGCATACGGCATTCCTTTACTAGTCCACAACGCTTTTCTCGTAATTGTGACGTGCTTTCAACACACGCACCCTTCGCTGCCTCGCTACGATTCATCCGAATGGGATTGGTTCAGGGGAGCTCTTTCGACAGTCGACAGAGACTACGGAATTCTGAACCATGTGTTTCATCATGTCACCGATAGTCACGTAGTGCATCATTTGCTGTCCACAATCCCTCATTATCACTCGATGGAGGCGACGGAAGCCATTAAGCCGATACTGGGAGATTATTATCAGTACGATCCGACTCCGTGGTACAAAGCCATGTGGAGGGAGATCAGGGCGTGTCTTTATGTGGTGCCTGATGAGGATGAGAAGAACAAAGGGGTGTATTGGTTCAGTAACAAGACCAAGTATGATGATTAA
- the LOC108223875 gene encoding delta(12) fatty acid desaturase FAD2: MGAGGRMSDPPGGKKTAAGALKRAPHEKPPFTIGDLKKAIPAHCFEKSLVTSFRYLIQDLLMAYALYYVATNYIDQYLPSPVNYLAWAAYIAVQGCVLTGAWVVGHECDHDAFSNYNWINDLVGLVVHSSLLVPYFSWKISHRRHHANTQSLENDEVYVPRFKSNIRNYYKLLNNPPGRVLVWLTTLLIGFPLYLMFNVSGHKYERWTSHYDPHSPLYSDRERKEIIISDIAILAVIYGLYKLVLAKGFAWVFFVYGGPLLVVNGWFVLITILNHTHPSLPYYDSTEWDWLRGALCTVDRDYGILNKVFHNVCNAHVCHHIFSMIPHYHGLEATEAMKPILGEYYQYDGTPILKAMYREMKECIYVEKDEGETKGVYWYRSQF, translated from the coding sequence ATGGGTGCAGGAGGCCGAATGTCGGATCCCCCGGGTGGGAAGAAGACTGCAGCAGGAGCGCTTAAACGCGCTCCTCATGAGAAACCTCCATTCACAATAGGAGACCTCAAGAAAGCCATTCCAGCACATTGCTTCGAGAAGTCTCTTGTCACTTCTTTCCGGTACCTCATCCAGGATCTCCTCATGGCTTATGCTCTCTACTATGTGGCCACCAACTACATAGACCAGTATCTCCCGAGCCCCGTCAACTACTTGGCTTGGGCCGCGTACATTGCGGTCCAGGGCTGCGTCCTCACGGGCGCTTGGGTCGTCGGTCACGAGTGCGACCACGACGCCTTCAGCAACTACAACTGGATCAACGACCTCGTCGGCCTCGTCGTCCATTCGTCTCTTCTCGTCCCTTACTTCTCCTGGAAAATCAGCCACCGTCGCCACCACGCCAACACCCAATCCCTCGAAAACGACGAGGTCTACGTCCCCAGATTCAAGTCCAACATCCGAAACTACTACAAATTACTCAACAACCCACCCGGCCGAGTCCTCGTCTGGCTCACCACACTCCTCATCGGCTTCCCATTGTACCTCATGTTCAACGTCTCGGGGCACAAGTACGAGAGGTGGACTTCGCACTACGATCCCCACAGCCCGCTCTACTCGGACCGTGAGCGCAAGGAAATCATCATCTCCGACATCGCAATTCTCGCTGTCATCTACGGACTCTACAAACTCGTCCTCGCCAAAGGCTTCGCATGGGTTTTCTTTGTCTACGGAGGTCCATTGCTCGTCGTCAACGGCTGGTTCGTCTTAATCACTATACTAAACCACACTCACCCTTCGTTGCCTTACTACGACTCCACCGAATGGGACTGGCTACGAGGCGCTCTCTGCACCGTGGACCGGGACTACGGAATCTTGAACAAGGTGTTCCACAACGTCTGCAACGCTCATGTTTGTCACCACATCTTTTCTATGATCCCGCATTACCATGGTCTCGAAGCGACCGAAGCAATGAAGCCGATACTGGGAGAGTATTATCAGTACGACGGGACCCCGATCCTGAAAGCGATGTACAGAGAAATGAAGGAATGCATTTACGTGGAGAAGGATGAAGGCGAGACGAAGGGAGTGTATTGGTACCGGAGCCAGTTTTAA
- the LOC108223169 gene encoding uncharacterized protein LOC108223169 isoform X1, which yields MEKAEEQDTWGTWEELLLAFAVKRYGTSSWDSVCLEMKKRCSSLTCLTPLHCMLRFDHLKSRYADNTTDHSFVPWLDDLRNRRIAELKAQLERYDLSILSLHSKVKRLREEGEESFRGCVEKLGSKDGSSEVKLEEFLPEKVIEEVVGGKDENLETCEVKPENDVIRAESCNGSTDSISKETGKVTVVKVEAEVAVNELAEVCKTVAESKKLGVIESSDVLSTTSRLRKEEIEKLQFGSCVGAGRENESQLLKEMSSVSQPLIEILEILKSYKLGLVSERLLDSQETSNYRNLIRQHIDIKSVYQNVVGGSYSDSEHKFFRDLLLLVNNAILFFEKNISESNAATELRQHISEKLVQRNFKADLTAGKQTSVPPRSLLSEIAREPSDSWQLKSGIEGITRVSRKRSSFASRGSISSSSGSDRRSLQAAAAMPKPVVESKQSTKFPAADKHRQITKRTTNGSALNSISPKKNGKDLATTPCDEDPVVIISDQTRGKLGSPTEPSQSKGEKNVASTGMARSAANFLDRLNKSSPPNNEPCTDVLENSMCSPHQGGGKSKQKGNRGSKGGSKKEKAKRSSGGKLLNEESSLTRRQLGRPPKRAAAPTPGLAGSGKCNRAIEDIDAETPKQSKKRSRK from the exons ATGGAGAAAGCAGAGGAGCAAGATACTTGGGGCACATGGGAAGAACTCTTACTAGCATTCGCTGTCAAACGTTACGGCACCTCGTCCTGGGACTCCGTTTGTTTGGAGATGAAGAAACGCTGTTCCTCCTTGACTTGTCTCACTCCTCTTCACTGTATGTTAAGGTTCGATCATCTCAAGTCCCGTTACGCGGATAACACTACTGATCACTCCTTTGTGCCGTGGCTTGATGATTTGAGGAATCGTCGAATCGCGGAGCTTAAGGCTCAATTGGAACGTTATGATCTCTCCATTCT GTCCTTGCATTCGAAGGTCAAGAGATTGAGGGAGGAGGGGGAAGAGAGTTTTAGAGGTTGTGTTGAGAAATTGGGTTCCAAGGATGGATCGAGTGAGGTTAAATTGGAGGAGTTTTTGCCGGAGAAGGTGATTGAGGAAGTGGTTGGTGGTAAAGATGAAAACTTGGAGACCTGCGAGGTGAAACCAGAAAATGATGTGATTCGGGCTGAGTCGTGTAATGGGAGCACGGATAGTATTAGTAAAGAGACGGGAAAGGTGACGGTGGTGAAGGTAGAAGCAGAGGTTGCAGTGAATGAATTGGCTGAGGTGTGTAAGACGGTGGCTGAATCGAAGAAATTAGGGGTAATAGAGAGTTCGGATGTGCTGAGTACTACAAGTAGATTGAGGAAGGAGGAGATTGAGAAGTTGCAGTTTGGTAGCTGTGTGGGTGCTGGGCGTGAGAATGAGTCACAGCTATTGAAAGAAATGTCTAGCGTATCACAGCCTCTTATTGAAATCCTTGAAATTTTGAAGTCTTACAAGCTTGGCCTGGTGTCCGAGAGGTTGCTTGATTCCCAG GAAACCTCAAACTATAGGAACTTGATTCGACAACATATCGATATAAAGTCGGTGTATCAAAATGTAGTAGGTGGTTCTTATTCAGACTCCGAGCATAAGTTCTTTCGAGATTTGCTGCTGCTTGTTAACAATGCCATTCTCTTCTTTGAAAAGAATATCTCAGAATCTAATGCTGCCACTGAGCTTAGACAGCATATTTCAGAAAAGTTGGTTCAGAGAAATTTCAAGGCAGATCTCACTGCTGGCAAGCAGACATCAGTACCACCAAGATCATTGCTATCCGAAATAGCTCGGGAACCATCTGATTCTTGGCAATTAAAATCGGGGATAGAAGGAATAACCAGGGTGTCCCGCAAGCGCAGTTCTTTTGCTTCAAGAGGTTCTATCTCATCCTCTTCAGGATCAGATAGAAGGAGCTTGCAAGCAGCAGCAGCCATGCCCAAACCAGTTGTGGAATCTAAACAGAGTACTAAGTTCCCTGCTGCCGACAAACATCGTCAAATCACCAAGAGGACCACAAATGGATCGGCTTTGAACTCCATAAGCCCCAAGAAAAATGGAAAAGACCTGGCCACCACTCCTTGTGATGAAGATCCAGTGGTGATTATTTCCGATCAAACCCGAGGGAAATTGGGATCTCCTACCGAGCCATCACAGTCTAAAGGTGAGAAGAACGTTGCttcaacaggaatggcaagaaGTGCTGCTAACTTCTTAGATAGGTTGAATAAATCCTCACCTCCAAACAATGAGCCATGTACTGATGTATTGGAAAATTCAATGTGTAGTCCTCATCAAGGAGGAGGAAAATCAAAGCAGAAAGGAAATCGCGGTAGTAAGGGTGGTAGCAAGAAGGAAAAGGCGAAGAGGAGCTCCGGAGGGAAGCTACTGAATGAGGAGAGCAGCTTGACAAGACGACAGCTTGGACGGCCACCAAAAAGAGCTGCAGCACCCACTCCAGGATTGGCAGGATCCGGAAAGTGTAATAGGGCAATAGAAGACATTGATGCTGAGACACCTAAACAATCAAAGAAAAGATCAAGGAAGTGA